From Rhopalosiphum padi isolate XX-2018 chromosome 2, ASM2088224v1, whole genome shotgun sequence:
CCACCAAGCCGTATCCGCCGACTACAGTTTGCCTTCAATATCGCGTACCAATTTATTTCATCTTTTGAAAGATTTAGATTTCCGGTACAGTAAACGCAGTAGGAACAGTGCTATgactgaaaaaaatgaaattgttgTGTGGCGTAGAATGTATTtagataacattaaaaaatatcgggAAGAAGGTCGACATATATATTTCCTCGACGAAACGTGGGTGAATGCTGGAGATTGTACATCGAAAACGTGGGTTGACACAACAGTACGATCTCACCGGGACGCATTCCTAAAAGGTCTATCGACAGGTGCTGTTAATCCCTCGGACAAGGGCAAAAGGCTCATTGTACTCCATATAGGCTCAGAAGATGGCTTTCTACCCGGTGGTTTATTGTGTTTCGAGTCGAAAAAAAACACAAGCGATTACCATGATGAAATGAATGGGGACACATTTCGTGAGTGGATGGAGGGCATTCTACCTCTACTACAACCGAACTCCGTAATTGTTATGGACAATGCGTCCTACCATTCTGTCAAAATTGACCGAGCCCCAACATCCAGTACCCGAAAGGCGGATATTATCAAGTGGTTGGAAGATAAAGGAGAAGTAATAAATCATTCAATGGTTATCCCTCAACTTCTACATATTGTCAAACGTTTGAAGCCAATACACAATAAGTATGTTATTGACGAACTTGTAAAAGCGAAAAATCATACAGTTTTACGACTCCCGCTATACCACTGTGAGCTAAACCCCATCGAACTGGCTTGGTCATCAGTGAAAAACCACGTTCGGATGAATAACACCACTTATAAGCTTCCAGACGTAAAAAATTTATTGATAGAGGGCATAAAACGAGTCGACGCAGAAATGTGGAAAAATTTTATAAGCCACACCAAAAAGGAagaaacaaaattttataaagtCGACAATATTATTGACGAAGTCTTGTCCGCGGAGAAATCAGATGATTTGACGATGATTATCACGGGAGACACTTCATCTGAAACGGATTCAGATAGTGaataaattttttgtaaatatgaccaatttttgtaaataattgtttaaatttgtgtgtaatttttgtaaatatgaccaatttttgtaaataactgtttaaatttgtgtgtaatttttgtaaataattgtttaaatttgtgtgtaatttttgtaaatatgaatttaatttttgaaaataacatgaaataaaatgattttttttagaaatatgagGAATTTTcgtaaatatgaaattgtatttattttttagttttaatttcttactaaattacatatattgattactttttggttttaataataagtatatacaacGTAGGTATTGTGTTTGGTGCAGAACAATAAGGTAAAAGTacaaaaaacagtaaaaaacgGTAAAGAATAAAGTATAGATTATAGCATTATAACCtattggtaataattatttcgaTCGTGTTATTATGATTCCCTGTATGCACGGCGGCGGCTATCGATAACGTCGCGTTACGATAGCAGTCGACAACTAACGACCAATCACAGTGCACCTGACTCTTGCCAGGGGGGTCGGACGATTGCCGGCGGCTCAGTTGCGTGCGCAAAAGTGGGCAAGGTTATTCTGAATACaacgtaattaattttatggtgtttttttcgttttaaataattgtaatgaaaTATTGTGCAATATTGGCAAGACTGGATGGCGGTTTTGAGTCGTATGTTAGAACATGGTGCTAAACTAGGCAATCGAATCAACGCAAAcatcaaatatttgaatatttcatattttcatcgACAATCGACATTAACTCGTTGTGTGTCCCTTGAAAAGGTACTTTACAACAATACCTATAAATACCTTCAACCTCTGAATTTtaaacaacttttatttttttatcaaatatactcTTATTAGGTATGGTAGTTGTAAGTTATATAAAAGAAGTGTGAGTTGCTCCGCTGTCTATCACAATATCAGTAGAGCGGCCATAAACATTCGTAGCTAATACAGCATTTTTGCCCAGAAAAGTAACTGGCACATTATACTTTTCAAACACTAATTCGACCAACTTTTCTCTTTTAGATCTAATGTTTAATGAAGACTCAGTAAATAATACTGGATGATATTGTGATTCTGTTTGTAAGCACTTTGAGTAAGAGTAATCCAATATTTTCTCAAACAAATCCCAATCGTCGATCATACCATCCTTCATATAGCTTACAGCTTCCATACCTAATAAGAGCATATATttgataaagaaataaaatatgtttataattcatTAGCTGAAggtattaattataggtattattataaagtacccTTCTAAGGGTCACACATTGAGTTAATGACAGAAATGGTTATGCCTAAGAAGATACACCAAAAGCAGCAATACCAGCAGTGGCCAGTAGTTGGTGTCTCGAGCGATGGTACAGCAGAAACTAGTATGTTAGAACCTGATACAAAATCAGGCAATCTCATCAACGAAAACACCAAACATTTCATCGACATTAACTCATTGTGTGTCCCTCATAAAGGTCACTCCCTGAAGTAACAACTTCTTggcataattatatgtttaaagtaGTTATTCAAGACTTGAAGCATTCTATACTGTAAGTATCTGAAGGTCCATATGATGAGAGAATAATATCAGCTCTTCCGACTTCTCATTTTGAGTTTCTTAATGGCTATAatcaagtaataatttaaatgttaattagtaAAACTTAGAAATGGTTATATTTTTCTAGCTATTTTGATCTTAAACTTTGTAAGTGATTGGATGATaccagttataataaatattaaaaaaaaataaaatttcatgtcTCTTCAAAACACTAgctaacatttattaattgagCAGAATCAAAAAGTCTAAAGCtgttaaattattctattaatttacttttttgggtttatttattttaattagtcaaCGCCAGACAGCAATTacacagtttaataatattaacaagtttttttttatttataattaatataagtgaTTGTACAgtaggtttttaatatttcagtattatgtatttacatgaTATGTTGTTAAAGTGGTATATAAACAatcacttttaaaaattttctttcTTGTGTgacttaatgtatttaaaaaaagttaataaatggCCTGAAAATACTTAGAATATCAATTAAGCATTTTAGAGGATATTggttaatcttaaaaataaaattaaataaaagattttactattttaaatgacaatataatttttaatttcatattctgaagcagaatattttttatagtatttcaatacaaaaaattgaaatttgaacgagtaatttataaggttttaactgttttaagtatttaaaatttagatattttcaaCTAAAGAGATAGCACCTTATATTTTGCATTTCATTTTTAGGAATTTGGCAATGAAAGATTCAAAATACCAGAAGCTTTATTTGATCCGAGTGCTAGTATTGGTGATTCCATGTTGGGTATGAGTCAGATTGTTACCACAAGTGTTGGAATGTGTGATGTGGATGTAAGGCAAGCATTATACAACAATGTTATTGTCACGGGGGGAAATTCATTTTTACAAGTAAATTATTGAATTGTGTATTAAATTGGAAcacataatgtttattaatttttggcatttataaattcaaaggGTTTCCCAGAAAGATTAAACAGAGATCTTTCTGCTCGTATACCAGCTAGTATGAGATTAAAATTGATTGCACCTAATGGATCCACTGAAAGAAGATTTGGTGCCTGGATTGGTGGTTCAATATTAGCATCAATTGGAACTTTCCAACAAATGTGGATTAGTCATCAAGAATTTAAAGAAGGTGGTAAAAGTCAAATTGATCACAAGTGCCCATAGtagattattacttattattttatataatacaatttgtatacatttacttACTCTTCATACATACtgtagtatgtattttataataataataatattaaattaatattaatttaaattatattatcatcttgGTATAAGAGTATGCATGGTGAGTTATTAGTGttcataattaatgtaaatttgttattaataatataataattattatttcttatgtgATCCAATTGGTATGTTTGATTGTAAGAATAATGAGTGAATTATGaatagtagttaaaaattgTTACTACATCAGcatcttaatatttttcaacattgAATTTATGTTCAATACACATGACTACCCTCCAGAAAAAGTGATTTATGATTATGATAAACcagtatttatactatttaatatatgaaGTGGAAAAAAACAAACGCAAAGAAACTgcctaaaataaaactaaaaatgtattaatatatatcttataatattttattacctattaggtaatgtacatattttgtacatgTTCAAATCTTCCATTACTTGACTCATCAGATGCAATAATTCTTCTTGAGATTTTTCTGATTGATCACTTTtagaaagaaaattattttctacttcTATGTTTAACTGCagaacattgtaaaattaatatttattattttattttcaattatacaaaCTCTATACTAAGAACCAGCAcaaatgaataatgaatttatagttagggaaagtatattaaaagtaaatttagtcTTGTCAACTATTTGCTAACAACTCAATGACAAGAATACTAATTTTCTTTactaaaatcttaataatatgaCTGAGGGCTAAGGGGTAAACAAATGTCACTGATTTCATTTGCTTGCcctgaatataattaaaaataaaagcacaTACTCAAAACGTAGATAATTTTTTACAGTGGGttcataatgtaatattgtaatgtatgaGAATTATTGTCGCAAacaaaacacaaattaaaatagtatgcaTTATgaagatatttttgatcattaatttgtattggtaattttatttataaaaaaattgtcgtCCCTTGTTCTAAAACAAATTAGAGATactcattgttttaaaaatagtaaactatCATAATGTCGcagtaaaaatgttgttataaagCTGATATTGATAATGATTGGCTATTCCAAACTAGATTATACTCAACcctatttttcatataataatgaatttataagtttcaaattttgtaattttgaaatataatttaaggatatttttatattctacactGTCCACTAAACAGTACTTAAGTGACTTATCGTTGAGTGTGACTATACGCAATAAACTCATTACCGcgaaacttattaaaaatatttacttagcAAATTGATTGTTTAATTTTCTGAAAGAAATCGATGTTCTCGAAATATCGAATcgaattagtatttattttgtttaattttataaatatgatatgcgTTACGCGTtcatcattactcattagtcattagttataaataataatataagttataagtagcTGGGAATAGATTTctatgcatatatgtatattttcattagaataagatatttaaaataggtaggtaataaatgtttacaatttaaattattcataatacaattatatcatGTTCGTAAATATTTTGGCGTTTTATTCatacacaaatacatatattattgtcgtatttttcaaatatgcgagaaattatttcaaaattagattCAAAAACTTCTATGGCAACAggagaaattcaaaaaaatatgcgaaataatttaattttcatctcagaaaattataattatataatttataataattaataagcaacATTTAACATTCAAGTGTTTAAAATAACtcagtacacaataatattattattaattttgcctTGTATACTATTCACTAATAAAGTTTGTTGTAACTCACCAGTTACCGGGCGATTTCCGCCACTTCCCGTGCTATCGGGTTTGATGACGAAGTATTCGCGTTTGACTTCTTCCATCTCTCTGTCCAA
This genomic window contains:
- the LOC132920913 gene encoding uncharacterized protein LOC132920913, with the translated sequence MASSSSEEDAQYVPSPIKKHKMGKAINEEVRIRIVNMYKTIIMNEPSISVRQIRKQISETLGVGERSIQTIITTYKKTNTVAAPKQTRKKKSFRDIFDEFSKNAVRRHVHTIWFRREIPTVDKIHQAVSADYSLPSISRTNLFHLLKDLDFRYSKRSRNSAMTEKNEIVVWRRMYLDNIKKYREEGRHIYFLDETWVNAGDCTSKTWVDTTVRSHRDAFLKGLSTGAVNPSDKGKRLIVLHIGSEDGFLPGGLLCFESKKNTSDYHDEMNGDTFREWMEGILPLLQPNSVIVMDNASYHSVKIDRAPTSSTRKADIIKWLEDKGEVINHSMVIPQLLHIVKRLKPIHNKYVIDELVKAKNHTVLRLPLYHCELNPIELAWSSVKNHVRMNNTTYKLPDVKNLLIEGIKRVDAEMWKNFISHTKKEETKFYKVDNIIDEVLSAEKSDDLTMIITGDTSSETDSDSE
- the LOC132923117 gene encoding actin-like protein 6B, whose protein sequence is MLGMSQIVTTSVGMCDVDVRQALYNNVIVTGGNSFLQGFPERLNRDLSARIPASMRLKLIAPNGSTERRFGAWIGGSILASIGTFQQMWISHQEFKEGGKSQIDHKCP